A portion of the Nitratidesulfovibrio termitidis HI1 genome contains these proteins:
- a CDS encoding ArsA-related P-loop ATPase, giving the protein MKLAFAGKGGAGKTTLAAWTADYLARHGHDVWMIDADTALSLGRASGLARDGLPVPLVERRDLIMQRIGTGMISLTPEVGDLPEALAVDVPLGGDAAPGIAPGRKRLLVMGSVAGAGGGCACEANSLLKALLAHLVYDRREWVLVDLEAGVEHLGRGTVAAVDGLAVVSEPGLRSLETAADIARLAHGLGLHRQVLALNRLAGPCVACAEDEYLPQLPLLPDSPELAGLPETRVGVPALPGLATRMLDNACVTGLPEHALVDRFIARLLEGFGHPAGATA; this is encoded by the coding sequence ATGAAACTGGCATTCGCAGGCAAGGGCGGCGCTGGCAAGACCACGCTGGCGGCCTGGACGGCGGACTATCTGGCCCGGCACGGGCACGACGTGTGGATGATCGATGCGGACACGGCCCTGTCACTGGGGCGCGCGTCGGGTCTGGCGCGCGACGGACTGCCGGTGCCGCTGGTGGAACGGCGCGACCTGATCATGCAGCGCATCGGCACGGGCATGATCAGCCTGACGCCGGAGGTGGGCGACCTGCCCGAGGCGCTGGCGGTGGATGTTCCCCTTGGGGGGGATGCGGCCCCCGGCATTGCGCCGGGACGCAAGCGGCTGCTGGTCATGGGGTCTGTGGCCGGGGCCGGGGGCGGCTGCGCCTGCGAGGCCAATTCCCTGCTGAAGGCCCTGCTGGCCCACCTGGTATACGACCGGCGCGAATGGGTGCTGGTGGATCTGGAGGCCGGGGTGGAACACCTTGGCCGAGGCACCGTGGCGGCAGTGGACGGCCTGGCGGTGGTCAGCGAGCCTGGCCTGCGCAGCCTGGAAACGGCAGCGGACATCGCCCGGCTGGCGCACGGACTCGGTCTGCACCGTCAGGTGCTGGCCCTGAACCGGCTTGCCGGTCCGTGCGTGGCCTGCGCCGAAGACGAATACCTGCCCCAATTGCCCCTGCTGCCTGACAGCCCGGAACTGGCCGGACTGCCCGAAACGCGGGTGGGCGTGCCCGCCCTGCCCGGCCTTGCGACGCGCATGCTGGACAACGCATGCGTCACCGGCCTGCCGGAACACGCGCTGGTGGACCGGTTCATCGCCCGGCTGCTGGAAGGGTTCGGACACCCGGCGGGGGCCACGGCCTGA
- a CDS encoding glycosyltransferase family 4 protein: MRTFLFVPPLPRMTGGLAVLYRMATHLHAAGYPVFLVPREGGAPGLDPHNSPAPVMGWDEAAAAVAPQDVWLVPEGWVNALAPGLRVGARCVVYVQNWAYLLSSLPPGVAWPQLAVSFLAVSDPVAWYTREVTGREAPVLRPGIDLELFRPAWAERAEGAGAPGVSDAGGAGGEIPDAPPQGPVRIAWMPRKNRALAQQVRDLLTARLALSVSRGERLVEVEWREIHGRSHAEVADLLRASHVFLATGFPEGCPLPPLEALASGCLLVGFAGFGGWDYMRQALPGGVTPWWTGGGPEADPASGGMDLPPNGYFAADADVVAAGLALERAVRLAATGGPELAALRRAGLATARACSLERQREAVLALWERVAKGELFPAART; this comes from the coding sequence ATGCGCACCTTTCTGTTCGTTCCGCCGCTGCCCCGCATGACCGGGGGACTTGCCGTGCTGTACCGCATGGCCACGCACCTGCACGCCGCCGGGTATCCGGTGTTTCTCGTCCCCCGCGAAGGGGGCGCGCCCGGGCTTGATCCCCATAATTCGCCCGCTCCGGTAATGGGTTGGGATGAGGCGGCCGCAGCCGTGGCCCCGCAGGATGTGTGGCTGGTGCCGGAAGGTTGGGTCAACGCGCTGGCTCCCGGCTTGCGCGTTGGCGCGCGGTGCGTGGTGTACGTGCAGAACTGGGCGTATCTGCTGTCGTCGTTGCCGCCGGGCGTGGCCTGGCCGCAACTGGCCGTGTCCTTTCTGGCCGTGTCCGACCCGGTGGCCTGGTATACCCGCGAGGTGACCGGGCGCGAGGCCCCGGTGCTGCGGCCCGGTATCGACCTTGAGCTGTTTCGCCCGGCCTGGGCGGAGAGGGCGGAAGGAGCGGGTGCCCCCGGTGTCTCTGATGCCGGAGGTGCCGGGGGAGAGATTCCCGACGCCCCCCCGCAGGGGCCGGTGCGCATCGCCTGGATGCCGCGCAAGAACCGTGCGCTGGCCCAGCAGGTGCGCGACCTGCTGACCGCCCGGCTGGCCCTGTCCGTCTCGCGCGGCGAGCGCCTGGTCGAGGTCGAGTGGCGCGAGATTCATGGCCGTTCCCATGCCGAGGTGGCCGACCTGCTGCGCGCATCGCACGTGTTCCTGGCCACCGGGTTTCCCGAGGGCTGCCCGCTGCCCCCGCTGGAGGCGCTGGCCAGCGGCTGCCTGCTGGTGGGCTTTGCCGGGTTTGGCGGCTGGGACTACATGCGCCAGGCCCTGCCCGGCGGGGTGACCCCGTGGTGGACCGGCGGCGGCCCCGAGGCGGACCCGGCAAGCGGCGGCATGGACCTGCCACCCAACGGCTACTTTGCCGCCGACGCCGACGTGGTGGCCGCCGGGCTGGCCCTGGAACGGGCCGTGCGCCTTGCCGCCACGGGCGGACCGGAACTGGCCGCGCTACGCCGGGCGGGCCTTGCCACGGCGCGGGCCTGTTCGCTGGAACGCCAGCGTGAGGCGGTGCTTGCGCTATGGGAGCGGGTTGCCAAGGGCGAGCTGTTTCCCGCCGCGCGCACCTAG
- a CDS encoding TatD family hydrolase, whose product MSKKKTERPAPESLGLPCTGVESHAHLDGSEFDADREAVLDRARAAGVAQFGNVFLGPEKWRANRHLFAQRPEVFFLLGIHPCEAQACDDAALAVMRDAFAQDDRLRAVGEIGLDFYWDDCPPDIQRVAFRAQLAMAREVERPVVIHSRDAFDDTMQVLEEEGFSGYPLLWHCFGGDATQAARIVAHGWHVSLPGPVSYPANEPLREAARTLPLDRLLLETDCPYLSPVPYRGKRNEPAYMVFTAQTVAQARGMDVAELWTVAGENARRFFGV is encoded by the coding sequence ATGTCCAAAAAGAAAACGGAACGCCCCGCGCCGGAAAGCCTGGGGCTGCCCTGTACCGGCGTGGAATCGCACGCCCATCTCGACGGCAGCGAGTTTGACGCCGACCGCGAGGCCGTGCTGGATCGCGCCCGCGCTGCCGGGGTGGCGCAGTTCGGCAACGTGTTCCTTGGCCCGGAAAAATGGAGGGCCAACCGCCACCTGTTCGCGCAGCGGCCCGAGGTGTTCTTTCTGCTCGGCATCCACCCCTGCGAGGCGCAGGCCTGCGACGATGCGGCCCTTGCCGTCATGCGCGATGCCTTTGCGCAGGACGACCGCTTGCGCGCCGTGGGCGAGATCGGCCTGGATTTCTACTGGGACGACTGCCCGCCCGACATCCAGCGCGTGGCCTTTCGCGCCCAGTTGGCCATGGCCCGCGAGGTGGAGCGCCCGGTGGTGATCCATTCGCGTGATGCCTTCGACGACACCATGCAGGTGCTGGAAGAGGAAGGCTTTTCCGGCTACCCGCTGCTGTGGCACTGCTTTGGCGGCGACGCGACGCAGGCCGCGCGCATAGTGGCGCACGGCTGGCACGTCTCGCTGCCCGGCCCGGTCAGCTACCCGGCCAACGAACCCCTGCGCGAGGCCGCGCGCACCCTGCCGCTGGACCGGCTGCTGCTGGAAACCGACTGCCCGTACCTGTCGCCCGTGCCGTACCGCGGCAAGCGCAACGAGCCCGCCTACATGGTGTTCACAGCCCAGACCGTGGCCCAGGCGCGGGGCATGGACGTGGCCGAACTGTGGACGGTGGCCGGGGAGAACGCGCGACGGTTCTTCGGGGTGTAG
- a CDS encoding DUF309 domain-containing protein, whose product MSDHKMPNDATAVSPQDDAGGRTPDGEMPDSRDPDGRVVNGRTEEGRTPDEIRRLDRALALFEAGAWFTCHEVLEHLWLDETRPQRDVYKGILQIAVGLLHEENGNRAGALRLLERGAGHLLPFLPAWFGVDLAALREEAVRLRAVLADVPPDQRLDATRWKELLPRVRHAD is encoded by the coding sequence ATGTCTGACCACAAGATGCCAAACGATGCCACTGCCGTGTCGCCGCAAGATGATGCGGGCGGGCGTACGCCGGACGGCGAAATGCCGGATAGCCGCGACCCGGACGGTCGTGTGGTGAACGGGCGCACGGAGGAGGGGCGTACGCCTGACGAAATTCGCCGCTTGGACCGGGCGTTGGCCCTGTTCGAGGCCGGGGCGTGGTTTACCTGTCACGAGGTGCTGGAACACCTGTGGCTGGACGAAACCCGGCCCCAGCGCGACGTGTACAAGGGCATCCTGCAGATTGCCGTGGGCCTGCTGCACGAGGAAAACGGCAACCGCGCCGGGGCGTTGCGCCTGCTGGAGCGTGGAGCCGGGCATCTGTTGCCGTTTCTGCCCGCATGGTTCGGAGTGGATCTGGCGGCCCTGCGGGAGGAGGCGGTGCGGCTGCGCGCGGTGTTGGCCGATGTGCCACCCGACCAGCGGCTGGATGCCACGCGCTGGAAGGAATTGCTGCCGCGCGTGCGACATGCGGATTGA